One Vicingus serpentipes DNA window includes the following coding sequences:
- a CDS encoding SiaB family protein kinase: protein MISTIFDLYKTMKSDNIICAYHGNFNYDVVNGLLKTAKINLSSPEHDRTSAKKTYNILVECLENIHKHSEHGDQNTNEAIFILSQPEDGFLITVGNLIPTNEQESLKNNIDELNNMSRDELKAHYRNIITNGSISERGGAGLGMTDIALKSRSKLNYTFNKFSENELFFSLSVHVKNK from the coding sequence ATGATAAGTACAATTTTTGATTTATATAAAACCATGAAGTCAGATAACATTATCTGTGCTTATCATGGTAATTTCAATTATGATGTTGTAAATGGACTTTTAAAGACTGCTAAAATAAATTTAAGTAGCCCAGAGCACGATAGAACATCTGCAAAGAAAACGTATAACATACTTGTTGAATGCCTTGAAAATATTCATAAACATTCAGAGCATGGAGATCAAAATACAAATGAAGCTATTTTCATTTTATCTCAACCTGAAGATGGCTTTTTGATTACGGTTGGAAATCTAATTCCAACAAATGAGCAAGAATCCCTTAAAAACAATATCGATGAGTTAAATAATATGAGTAGAGATGAGTTAAAGGCTCATTATCGAAATATTATTACAAATGGAAGCATATCAGAAAGAGGAGGAGCTGGTTTAGGTATGACAGATATTGCTCTTAAATCTAGATCAAAATTAAATTATACCTTTAATAAATTCAGTGAAAACGAGCTTTTTTTCAGCTTAAGTGTTCATGTAAAAAATAAATAA